Proteins encoded by one window of Anderseniella sp. Alg231-50:
- a CDS encoding glutathione peroxidase — MMNLNRRLIAAGFIACAVCLPGFELKADKMSGFQFSFDGFDGNPLPLNRFRDRVVLVVNTASECGYTGQYAGLEKLWQDYKGKGLTVVGVPSNNFGGQEPLKGEQIKHFCTLNYGVTFPLADRTDVVGRTAHPFYKWAIEQAGEKARPRWNFHKILMGRNGDITSTFATAVEPTSTEVRAAIDKALGAGS; from the coding sequence ATGATGAATTTAAATCGCAGATTGATTGCCGCCGGCTTCATTGCCTGCGCCGTTTGCCTTCCCGGCTTCGAACTGAAGGCGGACAAGATGTCCGGGTTTCAATTCAGCTTCGATGGCTTTGACGGCAACCCCTTGCCATTGAACAGGTTTCGCGACCGTGTCGTGCTCGTGGTGAATACGGCAAGTGAATGCGGCTATACCGGTCAGTATGCGGGGCTTGAGAAACTGTGGCAGGACTACAAGGGCAAGGGGTTGACGGTCGTCGGTGTCCCGTCAAACAATTTCGGTGGCCAGGAGCCGCTCAAGGGCGAGCAGATCAAACACTTTTGCACATTGAACTACGGCGTGACATTCCCGCTGGCTGATCGCACTGACGTGGTGGGGCGCACCGCTCATCCGTTCTACAAGTGGGCGATTGAGCAGGCCGGAGAAAAAGCCCGGCCACGCTGGAATTTCCATAAGATCCTGATGGGCCGCAATGGCGACATTACCTCGACATTTGCGACTGCCGTGGAACCGACAAGCACAGAAGTTCGCGCCGCAATTGACAAGGCACTGGGAGCAGGTTCTTGA
- a CDS encoding LysR substrate-binding domain-containing protein has product MDWRSVKFDWNRARAFLVTAEEGSLSAAARALGMAQPTLGRQVRAFEEEVGVLLFERIGNGLKLTTSGLELVEHVRVMGEAAGRVSLTASGQSQQVEGPVCITATEVAAAYILPPIVAKLRAAEPGITVEVVATNNVSDLRRREADIAIRSGRPTDPDLIARMLRSNTASLYASENYLERIGNPQTSEELLQGEFMGFEQQQQYIDGLNQLGLKVTSQNFPVICNNHIVQWQMVKQGIGIGVMISQVGDAEPGVRLAAPWLPAFEIEVWLVAHRELNTSRRVRLVFDFLAGELESL; this is encoded by the coding sequence ATGGATTGGCGTTCTGTAAAATTCGACTGGAACCGCGCACGCGCGTTCCTGGTAACCGCTGAAGAAGGATCGCTTTCGGCTGCAGCCAGGGCACTGGGCATGGCGCAACCGACGCTGGGCCGGCAGGTCAGGGCATTCGAGGAGGAAGTCGGGGTCCTGCTCTTCGAGCGGATTGGCAACGGCCTGAAGCTGACCACCAGCGGTCTCGAACTGGTCGAGCATGTCCGGGTCATGGGCGAGGCCGCAGGCCGTGTCTCCCTGACCGCCTCGGGCCAGTCGCAGCAGGTGGAAGGCCCGGTATGCATAACCGCAACCGAGGTCGCAGCAGCATATATTCTTCCGCCGATCGTGGCGAAGTTGCGTGCGGCTGAGCCGGGCATCACGGTAGAGGTCGTTGCAACCAACAATGTAAGTGACCTGCGGCGCCGTGAAGCCGACATCGCCATTCGCTCCGGCAGGCCGACCGATCCGGACCTGATTGCGCGCATGCTGCGCAGCAACACGGCCAGCCTGTATGCCTCTGAAAACTATCTTGAGCGGATCGGGAATCCGCAAACCAGCGAGGAACTGTTGCAGGGCGAGTTCATGGGGTTTGAACAACAGCAGCAGTATATTGACGGGTTGAACCAGCTGGGTTTGAAAGTGACGTCGCAAAACTTCCCCGTCATATGCAACAATCACATCGTCCAGTGGCAGATGGTCAAGCAGGGCATCGGTATCGGTGTGATGATTTCACAGGTCGGTGACGCAGAACCCGGTGTACGATTGGCGGCACCGTGGCTTCCGGCGTTCGAGATCGAGGTCTGGCTTGTGGCGCACCGGGAACTCAATACCAGCCGGCGCGTGCGGCTTGTTTTCGATTTCCTGGCCGGAGAACTGGAAAGCCTTTAG
- a CDS encoding metallophosphoesterase family protein: protein MNKLAVIADTHGNSWALTTVLDDIRQRGIADADIVNLGDSADADMDPGGTLAQLMDHDIASIAGNYETYVEGQLTPDQITWLSGLPKTLDLGPVFCCHGTPASDTSELIEKITPGRVEIADVEEIRQRLGGVENDVVVCAHKHVPRSVWLPNGQLVMNPGSVGLPAYWNDEPVLHTVEAGSPHARYAILTRSASGWNVDHIAVTYRWDLAAAAARKSGREDRACFIETGRAQIPDGLLAK, encoded by the coding sequence ATGAACAAACTTGCGGTTATTGCGGACACTCACGGAAACAGCTGGGCTCTGACAACCGTTCTGGATGACATCCGGCAGCGCGGTATTGCAGATGCAGATATTGTCAATCTCGGTGACAGCGCGGATGCGGATATGGACCCTGGCGGAACGCTCGCGCAATTGATGGATCATGACATAGCGAGCATTGCCGGCAACTATGAAACCTATGTTGAAGGTCAACTCACCCCGGACCAGATCACCTGGTTGAGCGGACTACCGAAAACCCTCGACCTGGGGCCGGTTTTCTGTTGTCACGGCACCCCGGCCAGCGACACCTCGGAACTGATCGAAAAAATAACACCTGGACGGGTTGAAATTGCCGACGTCGAAGAAATCAGGCAGCGGCTGGGCGGTGTTGAAAACGATGTCGTTGTGTGCGCGCACAAGCATGTTCCGCGCTCGGTGTGGCTGCCGAACGGCCAGTTGGTCATGAACCCAGGCAGCGTCGGGCTACCGGCCTACTGGAATGACGAACCGGTATTGCACACGGTGGAAGCAGGCAGTCCACACGCCCGCTACGCCATACTTACCAGGTCAGCATCGGGCTGGAACGTCGATCATATCGCGGTGACGTATCGCTGGGACCTGGCGGCTGCCGCCGCGCGCAAATCAGGCCGCGAAGACAGGGCCTGCTTTATCGAAACCGGGCGGGCGCAAATTCCCGATGGCCTGCTGGCCAAATGA
- a CDS encoding cystathionine beta-lyase: MDWRTKLLNPAPRARRDYKSLATPVYRGSTVVFDNQGAVSDDWQQAENGYTYGLYGTPTTLELAARIADLENARHTFIVPGGQAAIALVYLAFCKAGSHALIPVSAYGPNREMADGLLRGFGVTVEPYDPLIGGGIRDLIKDNTTLIWCESPGSVTMEVQDIPTIVEAAHESGVAVALDNTYAAGVLFDAFAHGVDVSMQALTKYVGGHSDILLGSVSVRDEAAYQTLGPIYRQLGLAVSPDDCSLALRGLQTLAVRLDQLEKSTLTVANWLAEHPSIETVFHPALASCPGHDSWKRDFTGSASVFSFMFKDDVSPAQVEAIINSLKIFRIGLSWGGVTSLAVVYPDLDRPGKDYGGRLVRLNVGLEQESDLIGDLQDAITDVLDQTGAN, translated from the coding sequence ATGGACTGGCGAACAAAGCTGTTAAATCCCGCGCCGCGCGCACGACGGGATTACAAATCCCTCGCCACGCCCGTCTACCGGGGCTCCACGGTCGTGTTCGATAATCAGGGCGCGGTGTCCGATGACTGGCAACAGGCCGAGAACGGCTATACCTATGGCTTGTACGGCACGCCGACCACCCTGGAACTTGCCGCGCGAATTGCCGATCTGGAAAACGCACGCCACACTTTCATTGTCCCCGGCGGACAGGCCGCGATTGCGCTTGTCTACCTGGCGTTCTGCAAGGCAGGCAGCCACGCGTTAATTCCGGTATCGGCATATGGTCCCAACCGCGAAATGGCAGACGGCCTGCTGCGCGGATTTGGGGTCACGGTCGAACCCTATGACCCGCTGATCGGCGGCGGAATAAGAGACCTGATAAAGGACAATACAACGCTGATCTGGTGCGAAAGCCCGGGATCGGTGACCATGGAGGTCCAGGACATCCCGACCATTGTCGAAGCCGCGCATGAAAGCGGTGTTGCGGTCGCGCTGGATAACACCTATGCCGCCGGCGTGCTGTTTGACGCGTTTGCCCATGGCGTGGACGTCAGCATGCAGGCGCTTACAAAATATGTCGGCGGCCACAGCGATATACTTCTCGGCTCGGTCTCGGTACGTGATGAGGCGGCCTACCAGACGTTGGGGCCCATCTACCGGCAACTGGGCCTGGCGGTTTCTCCCGATGACTGCAGCCTCGCCCTGCGTGGGCTGCAGACACTGGCCGTGCGGCTTGATCAGCTGGAGAAATCAACACTTACCGTTGCCAACTGGCTGGCTGAACACCCGAGCATTGAGACAGTTTTTCATCCAGCGCTTGCCTCCTGTCCCGGTCACGACAGCTGGAAAAGGGACTTCACCGGCTCTGCCAGCGTCTTCTCTTTCATGTTCAAGGACGATGTATCGCCTGCCCAGGTTGAAGCGATTATCAACAGCCTGAAAATATTCAGGATCGGCCTAAGTTGGGGCGGCGTGACCAGCCTGGCAGTCGTCTATCCGGATCTCGACAGGCCCGGCAAGGATTATGGCGGCCGGTTGGTGCGGCTGAATGTGGGGTTGGAACAGGAATCAGATTTGATCGGTGATCTGCAGGACGCGATCACGGATGTCCTGGACCAGACAGGCGCCAACTAA
- a CDS encoding enolase C-terminal domain-like protein, with product MSTISRVAVHAFSYELENFGANIMTYVKNGNLPVTKFVTVIETDDGLRGEFAPHYMANAMTCAQVSQMAPMLIGRNAEHRGKIFEDLKNAFRHFDRAGIAAIDGALWDLAGKKYNCSVAQLLGGYRDRIPAYASTFPGQSLTGGLDSIEAYADFAQQCAELGYPAFKIHGFWDGKPKSEIAIMTAVRERVGDSMRLMTDPASSLPTFLDAVEVGRACDDLKFFWYEDPYRDASSSAFGQKKLRDFITTPLLVSEHIRGFEQKADFLIAGGTDIVHIDPELDGGITGTMKIAGFAEALGIDVQIHTAGPMHRHCLSAIVNTYYYEMGLVGPGMFNSMQPPIYTCGYGDQLEDIDSDGCVSIPAGPGLGVSYDWDFINSRQTGLSEFAV from the coding sequence GTGAGTACCATCAGCCGCGTCGCCGTTCATGCGTTTTCTTACGAGCTTGAGAATTTCGGCGCCAACATCATGACCTATGTCAAAAACGGCAATTTGCCGGTCACAAAATTCGTCACGGTGATCGAAACCGATGACGGGTTGCGCGGCGAGTTCGCGCCCCACTACATGGCCAATGCCATGACATGCGCGCAGGTCAGCCAGATGGCCCCTATGCTGATCGGGCGGAATGCCGAACACCGGGGCAAAATATTCGAAGACCTGAAAAATGCATTCCGTCACTTTGACCGTGCCGGTATTGCAGCAATAGACGGGGCGCTGTGGGACCTTGCCGGGAAAAAATACAACTGTTCCGTCGCCCAGTTGCTCGGCGGATACCGGGATCGGATACCGGCCTATGCCAGCACGTTTCCCGGCCAAAGCCTGACGGGAGGACTGGACAGTATAGAAGCCTATGCGGATTTTGCGCAGCAGTGCGCTGAGCTGGGATATCCGGCATTCAAAATCCATGGTTTCTGGGACGGCAAACCGAAAAGCGAAATCGCCATCATGACGGCGGTGCGCGAACGGGTCGGAGACAGTATGCGGCTGATGACGGATCCGGCATCATCGCTGCCGACTTTCCTTGACGCCGTCGAAGTCGGCCGGGCCTGCGACGACCTGAAGTTCTTCTGGTATGAAGATCCTTATCGGGATGCCTCTTCAAGCGCGTTCGGACAGAAAAAACTGCGCGACTTCATCACGACACCACTTCTGGTGTCGGAACACATCAGGGGATTTGAGCAAAAGGCGGACTTCCTGATCGCGGGCGGCACCGACATCGTCCACATCGACCCGGAACTGGATGGCGGCATAACCGGCACCATGAAGATCGCGGGCTTTGCCGAGGCTCTGGGCATCGATGTGCAGATCCATACCGCCGGTCCCATGCACCGGCACTGTCTCTCGGCAATCGTCAACACCTATTACTATGAGATGGGACTGGTTGGGCCGGGCATGTTCAATTCGATGCAACCGCCCATCTATACATGTGGTTATGGCGACCAGCTCGAAGACATCGACAGCGATGGCTGTGTGTCGATTCCGGCCGGTCCGGGTCTCGGGGTCAGCTATGACTGGGATTTCATAAACAGCAGGCAGACCGGCCTGAGCGAGTTTGCCGTGTGA
- a CDS encoding methyltransferase domain-containing protein — protein MLTPTRSTSSSAPAGGDTDNGGRIPVFARRLGSWHLSLQRQPYDAANLVANYDLAAAGWHKIIDRLDYMPAYRALLKQALAHWPAARSSQHLRALDCGTGTGALSEALAGACAVPVEIDAVDISPVMLSKAGERLRKIGLNVALRQADVQRLPYANNSFDIVMAGHILEHLPDPVAALSEMVRVARPGGLVFACITRRTLPGLWIHFLWRTHMVSPADAENWLHRAALQDVTSVSPNCRGLFRQLSLACCGVKPDNQC, from the coding sequence ATGCTCACCCCTACCCGTTCCACCTCGTCCAGCGCACCTGCAGGCGGCGATACCGACAACGGCGGCAGAATACCTGTATTCGCCCGCCGGCTCGGGTCCTGGCACCTGTCGCTGCAGCGCCAGCCCTATGACGCAGCCAACCTTGTCGCCAACTACGATCTCGCCGCTGCCGGGTGGCACAAGATAATCGACCGGCTGGACTATATGCCCGCCTACCGAGCCCTGCTCAAACAGGCGCTTGCACATTGGCCGGCAGCTCGATCATCGCAGCATTTGAGGGCGCTGGACTGTGGAACCGGGACAGGTGCCCTGTCGGAAGCCCTGGCGGGGGCATGCGCCGTGCCCGTGGAAATTGATGCGGTCGACATCTCCCCTGTCATGCTCAGCAAAGCCGGTGAAAGACTGCGAAAAATCGGCCTTAACGTGGCACTGCGCCAGGCTGACGTCCAACGGCTTCCCTACGCCAACAACAGTTTCGACATTGTCATGGCCGGGCACATTCTGGAGCACCTTCCAGATCCGGTTGCAGCCCTGAGCGAGATGGTCCGCGTTGCCCGTCCAGGCGGCCTGGTTTTTGCCTGCATCACGCGCCGTACCCTGCCAGGCTTGTGGATCCACTTTCTGTGGAGAACTCACATGGTCTCGCCCGCTGACGCTGAAAACTGGCTTCATCGTGCCGCTCTTCAGGATGTGACAAGCGTATCGCCAAATTGCCGGGGTCTGTTCCGGCAACTGAGCCTTGCGTGTTGTGGCGTCAAGCCGGACAACCAGTGTTGA
- the gcvA gene encoding transcriptional regulator GcvA produces the protein MPDHLPPLAALRALEAAARHGSFTRAAAELNVTQSAISHQIRHLEALWGLELFARDARPLALTKSGAALVPVARDFFARLSATLENLRIEDARGALKISTLESFALTWLVPRLSDFRERHDGIDVWISTMDQFVDFAVDDVDLGIRLGHGVYPGLHSTLLLREYVFPVCSVQLVKRLGMPANPADLVRFPLLLRHDEVMSSNWDTWLAAAGVPGLPIDHGPRFPNSNMALQAAIAGQGVALVRSAHVDGSLEAAGLVRLFDVHFPADAAYYLVCPEGAQSRPRIAAFRDWIQAEAARSQQRYDQEMASAEHLPPDN, from the coding sequence ATGCCCGATCATTTGCCACCGCTTGCGGCGCTGCGAGCGCTCGAAGCCGCCGCTCGTCACGGCAGCTTCACCCGTGCTGCAGCCGAGCTGAACGTGACCCAGAGTGCGATTAGTCATCAGATCCGTCATCTCGAGGCACTCTGGGGCCTTGAGTTGTTTGCACGGGATGCCCGTCCCCTCGCCCTGACCAAAAGCGGTGCGGCGCTGGTGCCGGTGGCGCGGGACTTCTTTGCACGACTGTCGGCGACCCTGGAAAACCTGCGCATCGAAGATGCACGCGGCGCCCTCAAGATCAGTACGCTGGAATCATTCGCACTAACCTGGCTGGTGCCCCGCCTCAGCGACTTCCGGGAACGCCATGACGGGATTGATGTGTGGATCTCTACGATGGACCAGTTCGTCGATTTCGCGGTGGACGATGTCGATCTGGGAATCCGGCTTGGCCACGGCGTCTATCCCGGGCTGCACAGCACCTTGTTGCTCCGTGAGTATGTCTTCCCGGTCTGCAGCGTGCAATTGGTGAAGCGCCTCGGCATGCCGGCAAACCCTGCCGACCTGGTACGGTTCCCCCTGCTGCTGCGCCACGACGAAGTGATGAGCTCGAACTGGGACACCTGGCTCGCAGCTGCCGGTGTGCCGGGTCTGCCAATCGACCACGGCCCGCGCTTTCCCAACTCGAATATGGCCCTGCAGGCAGCAATCGCTGGCCAGGGCGTAGCGCTGGTGCGCAGCGCGCATGTGGACGGCAGTCTGGAAGCGGCCGGCCTGGTGCGCCTGTTCGACGTGCACTTCCCAGCCGACGCGGCCTACTATCTGGTCTGCCCGGAAGGCGCTCAATCGCGCCCCCGGATCGCCGCATTCCGCGACTGGATCCAGGCTGAAGCCGCCCGCTCGCAGCAGCGTTACGATCAGGAAATGGCGTCGGCAGAACACCTGCCGCCGGACAATTGA
- a CDS encoding class I SAM-dependent methyltransferase → MTSTDYTPAMTPPSSRFWDKIADRYARQPVKDEAAYQKKLQITQDYLRPDMTLLEFGCGTGTTALKHAPLVDRILAIDISARMLEIAEQKAQAAGIRNVAFARAAIDDFTAPDSSFDMVLGLSILHLLADRDLAIAKVHKMLKPGGVFVSSTVCLGNTMSFFKLIGPLGHALGVLPLLRVFTTQELVASIRNQGFVIEQEWTPGKGTSVFVVARKPV, encoded by the coding sequence ATGACCTCAACGGATTACACACCTGCCATGACACCACCATCTTCGCGTTTCTGGGATAAAATCGCCGACCGCTATGCGCGGCAACCGGTCAAGGATGAAGCGGCTTATCAGAAAAAGCTGCAGATCACGCAAGACTACCTGCGACCGGACATGACGCTGCTGGAGTTTGGTTGCGGCACGGGCACCACCGCGCTTAAACATGCACCGCTGGTCGACCGTATCCTGGCAATCGACATATCTGCGAGGATGCTGGAGATTGCTGAACAAAAGGCCCAGGCAGCCGGTATACGCAATGTCGCGTTCGCCCGCGCCGCCATCGACGACTTCACTGCGCCTGACAGCAGCTTCGACATGGTGCTGGGCCTGAGCATCCTTCACCTGCTGGCTGACCGGGACCTGGCCATCGCCAAGGTTCACAAGATGCTGAAACCCGGCGGTGTCTTTGTGTCCAGCACCGTCTGCCTCGGCAATACGATGAGTTTCTTCAAACTGATCGGCCCGCTGGGACACGCGCTTGGCGTATTGCCGCTGCTGCGGGTATTCACGACACAGGAACTGGTCGCCAGCATCAGGAACCAGGGCTTCGTCATTGAGCAGGAGTGGACCCCGGGCAAGGGCACGAGCGTATTTGTCGTGGCCAGAAAACCGGTTTGA
- a CDS encoding SDR family NAD(P)-dependent oxidoreductase → MFDILETEPACGSVTGYSRSTVPGFDLEDEASIERAATAMADTGPVHLIVDATGLLHDAQMQPEKSISAVDPQTIARSFAVNATGPLLLLKHFHHLMPRHERSVFATISARVGSIKDNRLGGWYGYRGSKAALNMFLKTASIEIARKRPHAVCLALHPGTVETRLSAPFAGDRALLSANVAARLLLDVIDKADSDATGSFLAYDGQEIDW, encoded by the coding sequence ATGTTTGACATCCTTGAGACTGAGCCTGCATGCGGTAGCGTTACCGGTTATTCCAGATCGACGGTTCCGGGTTTCGACCTGGAAGACGAAGCATCGATTGAGCGGGCTGCAACAGCCATGGCCGACACAGGCCCGGTCCATCTGATTGTTGACGCTACAGGCCTGTTGCACGATGCGCAGATGCAACCGGAAAAATCGATCTCCGCTGTCGACCCGCAAACTATTGCCCGCTCGTTTGCCGTCAATGCCACCGGGCCCTTGTTGCTGTTGAAACACTTTCATCATCTTATGCCGCGTCATGAGCGCAGTGTGTTCGCTACAATTTCAGCGCGTGTCGGCAGCATCAAGGACAACCGGCTTGGCGGCTGGTACGGCTACCGGGGGTCAAAGGCGGCGCTGAACATGTTTCTCAAAACGGCCTCTATCGAGATAGCCCGCAAGCGGCCACATGCAGTCTGCCTCGCTCTGCATCCCGGAACAGTCGAAACGCGGCTGTCTGCACCATTTGCCGGTGACAGGGCCCTGCTTTCGGCAAATGTAGCTGCCAGACTGTTGCTTGACGTGATCGACAAGGCCGACAGCGACGCCACCGGCTCATTCCTCGCTTATGACGGCCAGGAGATTGACTGGTGA
- a CDS encoding SRPBCC family protein, with protein MSTTTTARTFIGLNAAFSALTGLELIIFPFAVAHLMFSDPAGWTTLALRLLGVGLVLFALDLLLMATNRFVTKGEVMLIILADIGWLIASAALVLLTGYLFSDAGLLMIGIVAAFVAVFAAGQYVGAGRIVAPQSRVSIRSKNGKLSASVRRVVAAPAETAWEVMTDHPGYADVAGNISKVEVLAGEGIGMTRRCFGPKGENWTETCNQFQEGRSYGFRIHTEAPDYPYPISDLQGRWSVEPKGPGSEFSIDIEAKPKGGFLSRALFASVARRQFKSILVDLADAWAKRMEHEART; from the coding sequence ATGTCTACAACCACCACAGCCAGGACTTTCATAGGGCTGAACGCTGCGTTCTCTGCACTCACCGGACTGGAGCTGATCATTTTCCCCTTCGCCGTCGCGCATCTGATGTTCTCAGATCCTGCAGGCTGGACAACTCTGGCGCTGAGGCTGCTTGGCGTGGGCCTGGTCCTGTTTGCGCTGGACCTGTTGCTGATGGCCACAAACCGCTTTGTGACGAAAGGCGAGGTGATGCTGATCATATTGGCAGACATCGGTTGGTTGATCGCCAGCGCTGCACTTGTTCTTCTGACCGGATATCTGTTCTCAGACGCAGGCCTGCTCATGATCGGCATTGTCGCTGCTTTCGTAGCCGTCTTTGCAGCCGGCCAGTATGTCGGTGCCGGCAGGATTGTCGCCCCGCAAAGCCGGGTCAGCATTCGCTCGAAAAATGGAAAACTAAGTGCCAGCGTCAGGCGGGTGGTTGCCGCGCCGGCCGAGACGGCCTGGGAGGTCATGACAGATCATCCAGGTTATGCTGATGTCGCCGGCAATATTTCAAAAGTCGAGGTGCTTGCAGGCGAGGGCATCGGCATGACGCGCCGCTGCTTCGGCCCGAAGGGCGAAAACTGGACAGAAACCTGCAATCAATTTCAAGAAGGCCGGTCATACGGTTTCAGGATCCACACGGAAGCGCCTGATTATCCGTATCCGATTTCCGATCTCCAGGGCCGCTGGTCAGTTGAGCCCAAAGGGCCCGGGTCAGAATTCTCAATAGACATTGAGGCAAAACCGAAGGGCGGTTTTCTTTCCCGTGCGCTGTTTGCCTCGGTGGCCAGGCGCCAGTTCAAATCCATACTGGTTGACCTGGCCGACGCATGGGCAAAACGGATGGAGCATGAAGCACGGACTTGA
- a CDS encoding aldo/keto reductase, protein MQINRRSVLQGSMAATFAGTAAGLMPARAATTPLAKPLASTGEMLPLVGLGSWITFNVGNNRKLLDASSDVMAAFFESGGRMIDSSPMYGSSQATIGYGLKKLGMPGALFSADKVWTSSAGNGSRQIETSRSHWGVPGFDLVQVHNLVAWREHLELLQSMKAAGDVKYIGITTSHGRRHADLEDIMASQPVDFVQLTYNMEDREAEQRLLPLAKERGIAVIVNRPFQRGYLVERLSSSPLPDWATETGASSWAQFLLKFVISHPAVACAIPATSKVAHVRENLAAASGILPDAALRKRMADYVGQL, encoded by the coding sequence ATGCAGATCAACCGACGCAGCGTGTTGCAGGGATCGATGGCCGCCACCTTTGCAGGAACCGCAGCGGGCCTGATGCCCGCACGCGCAGCCACCACCCCGCTCGCAAAACCTCTGGCCTCAACAGGCGAAATGCTGCCGCTGGTCGGTCTGGGCAGCTGGATCACCTTCAATGTCGGCAACAACCGGAAGTTGCTTGATGCCAGCAGCGACGTGATGGCGGCGTTTTTTGAAAGCGGCGGCCGGATGATAGATTCATCCCCCATGTACGGCTCATCGCAGGCAACCATAGGTTATGGCCTGAAAAAACTCGGCATGCCCGGAGCCCTGTTTTCTGCCGACAAGGTGTGGACGTCTTCTGCGGGCAATGGCAGCCGCCAGATCGAGACATCACGCAGTCACTGGGGCGTGCCCGGCTTTGACCTGGTTCAGGTGCACAACCTTGTCGCGTGGCGTGAGCACCTTGAGTTGCTGCAATCCATGAAGGCGGCAGGCGACGTAAAGTATATCGGCATCACCACGTCACATGGTCGCCGGCACGCTGACCTGGAAGACATTATGGCGTCGCAGCCGGTCGACTTCGTTCAACTCACCTACAATATGGAAGACCGTGAGGCGGAGCAGCGATTGTTGCCGCTGGCGAAGGAACGCGGAATTGCGGTCATCGTAAACCGGCCGTTTCAGCGCGGTTACCTGGTCGAGCGGCTCAGCTCCAGCCCGCTGCCGGATTGGGCGACGGAAACCGGCGCGTCCAGCTGGGCACAGTTCCTGCTGAAGTTCGTCATTTCCCACCCGGCCGTTGCTTGCGCCATTCCTGCCACCAGCAAGGTGGCACATGTCCGGGAGAACCTGGCGGCGGCATCCGGGATATTGCCGGATGCAGCTTTGCGCAAACGCATGGCGGACTATGTCGGGCAGCTTTGA
- a CDS encoding histidine phosphatase family protein, giving the protein MSTACRAAVLRVILLAVFTSLLVPALPASAGQAGAGWDALKNGSAFVIMRHALAPGTGDPENFDVDDCSTQRNLSDKGRQQALRTGELFQSNGIASAEVWTSAWCRCFETAKLLALGQVRTLEPLNSFFRRRDRRDAQTAALKNWLQARPDGNPLVLVTHQVNITALTGIYPKSGEMIFVEMGANNSLRVIDRAGIIE; this is encoded by the coding sequence TTGAGCACTGCCTGCCGGGCTGCAGTTCTCAGGGTAATCTTGCTTGCAGTTTTTACCTCGCTGCTTGTCCCTGCGCTTCCAGCTTCAGCCGGACAGGCAGGTGCAGGTTGGGACGCACTGAAGAACGGCTCAGCCTTCGTGATCATGCGCCATGCGCTGGCACCGGGAACCGGCGATCCTGAAAACTTCGACGTGGATGACTGCAGCACGCAGAGGAACCTGTCGGACAAGGGCAGGCAGCAGGCACTCAGGACCGGCGAGCTGTTTCAAAGCAACGGGATCGCCAGCGCCGAAGTCTGGACAAGCGCCTGGTGCAGATGCTTTGAAACCGCGAAATTACTCGCTCTGGGCCAGGTTCGGACGCTTGAACCGCTTAATTCGTTCTTTCGCCGGCGCGACAGGCGCGATGCGCAAACTGCAGCACTGAAAAACTGGCTGCAGGCACGGCCAGACGGCAACCCGCTGGTTCTGGTAACACATCAGGTCAACATCACCGCCCTGACGGGCATCTATCCCAAGTCGGGTGAAATGATCTTTGTCGAGATGGGCGCAAACAATTCGTTGCGCGTTATTGATCGCGCAGGAATTATAGAGTGA